GGCCGCCCGAGGAGATCCAGTTCCTCGACGAGGGCTCGTGCGAAGTCCTCGATGCCCGTGGGAAATCGCTTCAGGACCAGAATATCGGTCACGTCGTAGCCGCGATCGGTGCGCAACTCGTCGTACACCGCGGCCGCGTGCGCCGCCAGCGTGCCGCCTTCGAACGGCACGACTCGCAGTTCGCCCCGCAGCGGGTCCGACTCAGCTGCCATGCGCCAGCGGCGATCGGCTCGCGTCACTCCGGGGACCGTACATATGACGCAGAAACGGAATGTCTCGATAAATAGTTTGTGGGGCGGTGGCGGCCCGTCCGCTACAGTCCAGCCGCCGGTCCGGGGACGGATTCGGGGCCGTTAGCCGGTCCGGGGATCGGACTCCGGGTCACCGGAATCGTCGACGACGTCGAACTCCGTCGATCCACACGAACAGCCGCCCTGTCCGATGATGCGCGTTTCGCCGTCCGGCCACTGACGCGCAGCGTACACGGACTCACACTCCGTACACGCCGCGAGCACTCGTCGCACGTCGTCGTTGTGCGCCATCGCTGCCGGTCGAGTACGCGTACCAGCAGAAAGAACGTTTCCACTTCTGATCTATTGCGGGAGTGTTAAATTCCCGCGAGGGAACGGCGTCCCACAGGGTACTCGGGCGTTGACGTCGGGGCCGCGTGCCTCGCGGACGTCGTCGGGGTCCGCGGGAGCCACTCCGACCGGTGACTCGTCCGCGCCTTACAGCAACAGGGAGAGGACGGCGAGCACCAGAAACGCCAGGACGAGCCACTTCCCGATCGCCATGCTGAGTCCGGCGACGCCGCCCGCGCCGAGCGCTCCTGCAACGATCGCGATCACGAAGAACAGCAGTGCGAGTTCTAACATATCCGTATTCAGGACGGTTTGTCGGAAGTGGGTTTGGCTTGAATACGCCGCCCGTGCCGCCCCGTAACGGCTCCGCGAGCGGCCGACGCCGCACGACGACCGTCTGACGTGTCGCGTCGGCGATGAACCGCCCGATCACGGTTAGTGCTGTGACGAAACGAACGAAAGAGCGGAAACGGGACAGACTCGGTCGCTGAACGTCAACGTGCCGATTGGGCGGCATCGAGGAGATCCAGTGGCGCGTTATTCGTTGAGGTGTCCACGATACCCCTTCGGTTCGAATCCACGGCGACAGATCACCCGCTTGCGACCTACGGTGATCGCGCTGATCTGGTCGTCGTCTTCCATCCGATCGATGACGGTCTCGAGCCGGTCCTCCGTCCAGCCGGTTTCCTCCTGGACCGTCCTCTGGTTGACGCGTCCGCCGCGTTTCACGAGGAGCCTGAGAACTTTGTCCTCGTCGGGGAGGTCCCGTTCGTCGACGCCGTACTCGATCTGTTCTGCGTAGCTCAACGTTTCGTCGTCCTCCTCGGCGGCCGATCCTTCGGGCGCGGTCGCCGTGGACTCGGTCGATTCCCCCTCGTCGGCGGCGCTCGAAGACCAGAGGGACGAGAGTCGAGTTCGAAGTGCACTGAATACCATGTGTCGATCACCCTCCACTGAGACTATCGCTGCTTGGACGCGCTCCTACCTTGATCTTATGTTTCACCATTTATATATTACCACTCGTAACCGTCCGGGTATATCTGTTGTGACACTCGCGTCACCGAATAGCCCCGGCCTTGCGACCCGCAAGTCGGTTATTTCCTCACTATTCCGACATCCGAACGGCTAGAGCCGCTCCCGGACGCTACGGACGATTTCGTCGACGTCGTACTCGTCTTGCTGCTTGTCGAAGACGACGTCCCCGTCCGCCCGGACGATGAAGACGCCCCGATCGCCCGTCTCGAGCGTGACGGCGTCGAGTTCCTCACCGAACGACGTCAGGAGGGCGTGCTGGACGTCCTCTGCGCGGCTCAGGAAGCCACACGGGACGCAGTACTCGATTTCGACGGTCGTCATACCGGAGCGTTCGGTTCCCCGGTATAAACCGTTCCGGGTCGGCGGGGACGATCGGTTCCGGACGCCGGTCGGTCGACGATACAGAACGCCGGTTCGCCGTCGATCGATCCGGCCTGCGCCCGGTATCGTAGTCACTGAACGTCGGCGCACACCCGATCGCACGTCGACTGTGCGATCGGTGAGGACGTGGAAAACGGGATCAGCGGCTACTATAGGTCGCCGCGAGGTCGTCGAGAATTTCGTGGTGGTTCGTCGCGTGCGGGGCCGTCAGCGGCGAGACGCTGATGCGGCCCTCGACGACGGCCCGCCGATCGGTTCCCTCGGGATCCGGTAACGACTCGGGGTCCATCGCCTCCCAGACGCGGTCCGTGAGGTGGACGGCGTCGCCGTTTCGTTCGGCGTCCATCTCGTAGCGCTTCGAGGGGCGCGTGATCTCGATCGGGGCCGGTTCGCCGTCCGGCAGCGGGACGTTGACGTTGAGATAGGCGGCGTGGTCGAAGACGCCAGCGTCGAGGGCGTGTTCGGCGAGGAACGTCGTCACGCGCGCCGCTTCGGCGAAGTCCTCGGTCGTGACCTCGAACTCGTAGTAGGGGGTCTCGTCGTCGGCGGGGACGTACAGCGAGGTCGCGATGGCAGGGACGTCGAAGAACGCGGCCTCGACGGCCGCGCTGATCGTCCCCGATCGCCCGAGGACGTACTCGCCGAGGTTCGCACCCTCGTTACAGCCCGCGACGACGAGGTCGGGAAAGGGGCCGAGTTCCGCCAGTCCGGCGACGACGCAGTCCGCGGGCGTTCCCTCGACGGCGTAGCCCAGGTCGTGCTCCCAGACGTCGACCGCGTGCGAGATCGATCGGCCGCAGGCGCTCTTGTCGCTGGCCGGGGCGACGACGGTTACGTTGGCGTGCTCGCTCAGGGCGTCGTACAGCGCCCGGATCCCGGTGCTGTCGATCCCGTCGTCGTTCGTCAACAGGATCTCGAGGTCGTCGCTCATGTTCGTTCGATTTGTCGGGGACGCGAAAAGCCCACCGCTTCCGGACACTGGCGTGTGGCTGCTCGATCGGGTTCCGATACGCTGGCCACGAGGAGCGAATTGACGGCGTCGGCGGCAGTCGACCTCGAGCTGCGATGCCGGGCCGGATGCCGACGATCGGTGGTGGTTTCGATCTCGGTGGTGTCGGCGATCCGGCTGTCCGTCGCGACCCGAATCGGTAGCGGTACTCGAGTCGCGGCGGCACGCGACAGCCACAGGGGAGCGCGATCCCGTCGTGCGATCGACACAGTGCTGCTGGAAAATCGACGTATGCACTCGCTGCGGGACTGCCCCGCAACGGTCACGAGAGCAGTGCTCACCGATCGACGTCGTCGCGTCTAGGCGATCCGATCGACGATCGTCTCCTCGTCGACGACGAGGTTGTACGCCTCCTCGTCGTCGTTCCAGAGGGCGAGGATCTGCTCGAAGGCCAGGACCTCGCCGTAGTCGGCCTCGAGCAGCGCCCGGTTGAGCGAGGTCTCCCGGGTGAGGACGGCGTAGTGGTCGATCGACTCGCTGCCGTCGCTGATCTTGAACAGGGGGTTGCCGTCGTCCTCGCTCAGCGAGCGACTGAGTTTCGCCGCCACGAGGTCGATCCGGTTCGTGACGTGGCGGTCCATCTCGGCCATCCGCGCCCACTCGTCGGGATCGAGGTCGAGGTCGATCCGCCGTCGACCGTCGAGTCGAAGCAGCGAGTAGGCGAACTGGACGTCGACGTTGACGAACTCGCCGGGTGCGTGTTCGTCGTCGCCCGCGGGCGCGGCCTCGTCGAGTCGCCGCTGGAACGACGGGACGGCGAGGTCCGGCCGGACGTCGAACGACCAGCCCCGATCGGACGGGGTCTCGCCGGGCCACAGCCGGACCGGCGGGCCGTAGACGGTGACCACGCCCGGTCGATCATGGTCGTCGCCGTCGCCATTCCCGTCGCCGACCGAGACGTCGATCCGCGTCCCTTCGAGCGCGCGTTCGACCTCGCGCAACTGGATCGCGGTGTTCCTGTCCGCCGGTGCCATCGCGAGGAGGGTCCCGTCGGGGGCGAGCAGTTCGAGGGAGCGCTCGGCGACGGCCTCCGGGTCGTCGAGTTCGCTCAGGACGTTACACGCGAGCACGAGGTCGAAGCCGTCGTCGGGCGCGGTCGGATCGAAGCCGTCGCCGCCGGCTGGGTCCGTACTGCGGCCCACTGCGGCCGGATCGAACGCCTCTACGGTCGTCCGGTGGACCGTCGCGTGGACGTTCCGGCCCGTCTCGGCGAGCAGGTCCTCGAGGACGTCCGCCGCCGCGCTCGGTTCGATCGCGTGGTAGTCGAGCAGGCCATCGTCTGGGAGGTAGTCACAGAGCCCGAGCGCGGGGCCGCCGACGCCCGCCCCGACGTCGAGCACGCGCAGGCTACGACCGAGCAGGTCCCGTTCGGCCAGATCGTCCAGCGCGTACTGGACGGCCGCGTAGTAGGCCGGCAGGTGGTAGATCGCGTACCCCGCCGCGACGTCGTCGTCGTACTCGACCGGCCGCCGCTCGAGGTACCGTTCCTTGAACCGGCGGATCGTCGATCGGAGCAGGTCGCCCGTCCCGTCCTCGTGCCAGTTGACGCCGTAGCGATCGACCAGCAGGTCCTCGAGTCGGCCCTCGTAGTCGGCGGGAAACCGTTCGACGGGTCCGCGACGGGGGGAGACCGGTTCGTCGTCGACCGGGACGAACGTCCCGTCGTCGCGTTCGATCAGCCCGAGATCGGCGGCGTCCTCGCGGAGGTGCTGGCGGACGACCGCCGGATGCGGGGTCCCCGAGACGTAGTCGCAGATCTCCTCGGGATCGATCGGGCGGACGTTGCGCAGGTACTTCGCGTTCGACCGAATGGCCTCCCGCTGGTCGCTCACGGGTTATCACCTCCAGTTCCGTCGTCGTTCGGGGTCGCCGAATCGGCCTCGTCGGGAGGCCGCGCGTTCGACTGCCACCTGGCCGCTGCCTCGCGGTACAGCGTCGCGAGTTCGTCGGCGTCGGCCGCGGCGACGTCGGCGGCGGCCTCGGCGACGGCCTCGGCACCGTCGAACGTCTCCTGGATGTCGGCGTAGACGCGTGGCGTTCCCGCCGTCATCGTCTCCACGAGGTTCCGTAGCTCCGCGTAGATCGGCGTCTCGAACCCCTCCGGGACCGCCTCCGCCGCGAGGGCGAAGGAGAGCACGGCGGCGTGGGTCGCCGCCTGCACCGATTCCATCGCCTCGTCGTGTTCGGCCGCCGTCGTCTCGACGAGGTCGTTCCCCCGCGCCGCGAGCGCGTCGAGCAGCGCGTCGGCGGCCGGTCCGGACTCCTCGCGGACGACCGCGATCGAGCCGGGGGCGCGTTCGGGGGCGAAGAGCGGGTGTAGACTCACCCGCTCGAGCGAGGGAGCGTGTCGCGCCATCGCCTCGAGTGGGGGTTCCATCACGCCGGAGACGTCGACGAGCGCGCGCTCCGCCCGATCGGCGTGGGTCGCGATCGCGTCGACGACGTGGGCCATCGGAACCGCGATGCAGACGACGTCGTAGCTGTCGGTCCCCTCGAGTTCGGTAACGTGGCCGTCGACGGCCTCGGCCGCCGCGCTCGCGGCGACAGGATCGACGTCGGCGAACGTCACGTCGGCGTCGACGGCACCACCGAACCACGTCCCCATCGACCCCGCGCCGACGATCAGTACCTCCATCGGACGCGTCTACCGCCCGGCGTCGCAAAAGCAGTTCGATCGATCGGCTGGCGCGCGTGTGCGATTGCGATGACGACCGACCGGGATTGTTGCGCCATCGTCTGGCTGGTGGCAGACCACTACCGGTTCACGTTGGCTGCTGAGAGTTCTATCGACTGCGAAACTCGTTGAGTACCGGTCACCGATGTGCGGACGACTCAGCGCATCGAAACGACCGTCAGGAATACGAGTGCGAGGAACTGCAACCCCCGCATGGCGAGCACCGCCAGTTGTGCCGTACTCGACCCGGAATAGAGCATTCCCATGCTAAAAAAGAACGACAACGCGACGAGGTTCTCGACGAACAGTATCGCGGCGAACGCGAGCAGTCCGAGCGTGAGTGGCGTTCGAAACTCCCGATAATTTCGTCCCCAGACGCTCCCCAGCACGAGGAGGAGAACGATATTCAACCCGGAAAAGACGCTTGCAGCCGTCATCAGTGAGGTCATTTCGGCCATTGTCGATCTGGTATGTCGGTGTCTGTGTTCGCTGCTCTGCTACGATGGTCCGTCGTCGTTCGTGGAGTCATCATCGATGCGGTCGGTGATTCGTTCGAACGCGTCGCGATTGTGTTCGAACCGGTCGGTGAGGAAGTACAGTGCTCCGTAGTCTTCGCTACCCGCTTCGACCACGTCGTGATCGATGAGCATATCCAGATGA
The nucleotide sequence above comes from Halosolutus halophilus. Encoded proteins:
- a CDS encoding DUF1328 family protein, producing MLELALLFFVIAIVAGALGAGGVAGLSMAIGKWLVLAFLVLAVLSLLL
- a CDS encoding helix-turn-helix transcriptional regulator — protein: MVFSALRTRLSSLWSSSAADEGESTESTATAPEGSAAEEDDETLSYAEQIEYGVDERDLPDEDKVLRLLVKRGGRVNQRTVQEETGWTEDRLETVIDRMEDDDQISAITVGRKRVICRRGFEPKGYRGHLNE
- a CDS encoding SelT/SelW/SelH family protein; the encoded protein is MTTVEIEYCVPCGFLSRAEDVQHALLTSFGEELDAVTLETGDRGVFIVRADGDVVFDKQQDEYDVDEIVRSVRERL
- the surE gene encoding 5'/3'-nucleotidase SurE, which encodes MSDDLEILLTNDDGIDSTGIRALYDALSEHANVTVVAPASDKSACGRSISHAVDVWEHDLGYAVEGTPADCVVAGLAELGPFPDLVVAGCNEGANLGEYVLGRSGTISAAVEAAFFDVPAIATSLYVPADDETPYYEFEVTTEDFAEAARVTTFLAEHALDAGVFDHAAYLNVNVPLPDGEPAPIEITRPSKRYEMDAERNGDAVHLTDRVWEAMDPESLPDPEGTDRRAVVEGRISVSPLTAPHATNHHEILDDLAATYSSR
- a CDS encoding small ribosomal subunit Rsm22 family protein; the protein is MSDQREAIRSNAKYLRNVRPIDPEEICDYVSGTPHPAVVRQHLREDAADLGLIERDDGTFVPVDDEPVSPRRGPVERFPADYEGRLEDLLVDRYGVNWHEDGTGDLLRSTIRRFKERYLERRPVEYDDDVAAGYAIYHLPAYYAAVQYALDDLAERDLLGRSLRVLDVGAGVGGPALGLCDYLPDDGLLDYHAIEPSAAADVLEDLLAETGRNVHATVHRTTVEAFDPAAVGRSTDPAGGDGFDPTAPDDGFDLVLACNVLSELDDPEAVAERSLELLAPDGTLLAMAPADRNTAIQLREVERALEGTRIDVSVGDGNGDGDDHDRPGVVTVYGPPVRLWPGETPSDRGWSFDVRPDLAVPSFQRRLDEAAPAGDDEHAPGEFVNVDVQFAYSLLRLDGRRRIDLDLDPDEWARMAEMDRHVTNRIDLVAAKLSRSLSEDDGNPLFKISDGSESIDHYAVLTRETSLNRALLEADYGEVLAFEQILALWNDDEEAYNLVVDEETIVDRIA
- a CDS encoding prephenate dehydrogenase/arogenate dehydrogenase family protein, translated to MEVLIVGAGSMGTWFGGAVDADVTFADVDPVAASAAAEAVDGHVTELEGTDSYDVVCIAVPMAHVVDAIATHADRAERALVDVSGVMEPPLEAMARHAPSLERVSLHPLFAPERAPGSIAVVREESGPAADALLDALAARGNDLVETTAAEHDEAMESVQAATHAAVLSFALAAEAVPEGFETPIYAELRNLVETMTAGTPRVYADIQETFDGAEAVAEAAADVAAADADELATLYREAAARWQSNARPPDEADSATPNDDGTGGDNP
- a CDS encoding winged helix-turn-helix domain-containing protein is translated as MEKALWYLLAGTRGGPNRTRIIRQLDDRPQNANQLAEELDLDYNTVRHHLDMLIDHDVVEAGSEDYGALYFLTDRFEHNRDAFERITDRIDDDSTNDDGPS